A region from the Caloenas nicobarica isolate bCalNic1 chromosome 11, bCalNic1.hap1, whole genome shotgun sequence genome encodes:
- the DUSP7 gene encoding dual specificity protein phosphatase 7 has translation MKTQVWGSSPRAPMAAAMPCKSAEWLQEELESGGGRSLLLLDCRPHELFESSHIETAINLAIPGLMLRRLKKGNLPIRSIIPNHEDKERFVKRCKADTVLLYDEATADWQDGGAATSVLGLLLQKLRDDGCKAYYLKGGFNKFQTEYSEHCETNLDSSSPSNSPPASVLGLGGLRISSDCSDGESDREPSSATESDGSPIPNNQPAFPVQILPYLYLGCAKDSTNLDVLGKYGIKYILNVTPNLPNMFEHDGEFKYKQIPISDHWSQNLSQFFPEAIAFIDEARSKKCGILVHCLAGISRSVTVTVAYLMQKLNLSLNDAYDFVKRKKSNISPNFNFMGQLLDFERTLGLNSPCDNRSPSEQLYFTTPTNHNLFQLNTLEST, from the exons ATGAAAACGCAGGTCTGGGGGAGCTCCCCGCGGGCGCCCATGGCTGCGGCGATGCCGTGCAAGAGCGCGgagtggctgcaggaggagctggagtcGGGCGGCGGCcgctcgctgctgctgctcgaCTGCCGCCCCCACGAGCTGTTCGAGAGCTCGCACATCGAGACGGCCATCAACCTGGCCATCCCCGGGCTCATGCTCCGCCGCCTCAAGAAGGGCAACCTGCCCATCCGCTCCATCATCCCCAACCACGAGGACAAGGAGCGCTTCGTCAAGCGCTGCAAGGCCGACACCGTGCTGCTCTACGACGAAGCCACTGCAGACTGGCAGGACGGCGGCGCCGCCACCTCCGTCCtggggctcctgctgcagaagctgcGCGACGACGGCTGCAAAGCCTATTACCTAAAAG gtGGGTTTAACAAGTTTCAGACTGAATATTCGGAGCACTGCGAGACGAACCTTGACAGCTCCTCGCCCAGCAACTCTCCCCCGGCGTCGGTCCTTGGCCTGGGAGGGCTGCGGATAAGCTCTGACTGCTCGGATGGCGAATCCGACAGGGAACCCAGCAGCGCCACCGAGTCGGATGGGAGCCCCATCCCGAACAATCAGCCTGCCTTTCCAGTCCAGATCCTACCTTACCTGTACCTGGGCTGTGCCAAAGATTCGACCAACTTGGACGTCCTGGGCAAATATGGCATTAAATACATCCTGAATGTGACTCCCAACCTGCCAAACATGTTTGAGCACGATGGAGAGTTCAAGTACAAGCAGATCCCCATCTCAGATCACTGGAGCCAGAACCTCTCGCAGTTCTTTCCCGAGGCCATTGCTTTCATTG ATGAGGCCCGTTCCAAGAAGTGTGGGATCCTCGTTCACTGCCTCGCTGGCATCAGCCGCTCTGTAACAGTCACCGTCGCCTACTTGATGCAAAAACTCAACTTGTCCCTGAATGATGCCTATGActttgtgaaaaggaaaaaatccaacATTTCCCCAAACTTTAACTTCATGGGCCAACTCCTGGACTTTGAGAGGACTCTGGGACTCAACAGCCCTTGCGACAACCGCTCGCCCAGTGAACAGCTCTACTTCACCACCCCCACCAACCACAACCTCTTTCAGCTGAACACTCTGGAGTCCACATGA